A single window of Martelella sp. NC20 DNA harbors:
- a CDS encoding NAD(P)H-quinone oxidoreductase — MALNGNMRHVALSGFGEPDVMLIATGPRPMPGPGEVLVKVTAAGVNRPDVAQRQGNYPPPPGASAILGLEVAGTVAALGEGVTGFAPGDRVCGLANGGGYAEFCVLPEGQVLPVPDGMDEVSAAGLPETFFTVWANLFMMAGLEKGKSVLIHGGTSGIGTTAIQLARAFGAATIFTTAGSADKCAAAERLGADVAINYREQDFSEVIKEKTSGVDIILDMIGGAYFQRNLSALAKDGCLSIIAFLGGPKVENANLMPIMLKRLKVTGSTMRPRTDVEKREIRDELLEKVWPLLAAGRVKPVIDRVFPFDDVVEAHRRMEAGDHIGKIILTFD, encoded by the coding sequence ATGGCTTTGAATGGTAACATGCGCCATGTCGCGCTCAGTGGTTTCGGCGAACCGGATGTGATGTTGATTGCAACCGGCCCGCGTCCGATGCCGGGACCCGGCGAAGTGCTGGTCAAGGTTACGGCTGCGGGCGTCAATCGCCCGGATGTGGCCCAGCGGCAGGGCAATTATCCCCCGCCGCCCGGCGCGAGCGCCATTCTGGGTCTCGAAGTTGCGGGAACGGTGGCGGCACTCGGCGAGGGCGTGACCGGGTTTGCGCCCGGCGACCGGGTCTGCGGGCTTGCCAATGGCGGCGGCTATGCCGAATTCTGCGTGCTGCCGGAAGGCCAGGTGCTGCCGGTGCCGGACGGCATGGACGAGGTCAGCGCCGCAGGCCTTCCCGAGACCTTCTTCACCGTCTGGGCCAATCTGTTCATGATGGCCGGACTTGAAAAAGGTAAAAGCGTGCTGATTCATGGCGGCACCAGCGGGATCGGCACGACGGCGATCCAATTGGCGCGAGCCTTCGGGGCGGCGACGATATTCACGACCGCGGGATCGGCGGACAAATGCGCGGCTGCGGAGCGGCTCGGCGCGGATGTCGCGATCAATTACCGCGAGCAGGATTTCTCCGAGGTCATCAAGGAGAAGACCAGCGGCGTCGATATCATTCTCGACATGATCGGCGGCGCCTATTTCCAGCGCAATCTTTCAGCGCTCGCCAAGGATGGCTGCCTTTCGATCATCGCCTTTCTAGGCGGTCCCAAGGTGGAAAACGCCAATCTGATGCCGATCATGCTCAAGCGTCTCAAGGTCACGGGATCGACCATGCGCCCGCGCACCGACGTCGAAAAGCGCGAGATCCGGGACGAATTGCTTGAAAAAGTCTGGCCGCTGCTTGCGGCAGGGCGCGTCAAGCCGGTCATCGATCGGGTATTTCCCTTCGACGACGTGGTTGAAGCTCATCGCCGTATGGAGGCGGGCGATCATATCGGCAAGATCATTCTGACTTTCGATTGA
- a CDS encoding MarR family winged helix-turn-helix transcriptional regulator, giving the protein MKHHENDGPEPLLNLDNQLCFAVYATEHAFQRAYKPLLAELGLTYPQYLAMMVLWEGKPLTVNALGRRLGLDSGTLSPLLKRLEAAGYIRRQRGREDERRVDLALTDKGNAAREKARNVAAAIAVRTGCSLEQAQMLLGELNALRKRLLAPAD; this is encoded by the coding sequence ATGAAACACCACGAAAATGACGGCCCAGAACCGCTTCTGAACCTCGACAACCAGCTCTGTTTCGCTGTCTATGCGACCGAGCACGCCTTTCAGCGCGCCTACAAGCCGCTGCTTGCGGAGCTCGGCCTGACCTATCCGCAATATCTGGCGATGATGGTGCTGTGGGAGGGCAAGCCGCTGACCGTCAACGCGCTGGGGCGACGGCTGGGGCTCGATTCCGGAACGCTGTCACCGCTGCTGAAAAGGCTTGAGGCCGCGGGCTACATCAGGCGCCAGCGCGGTCGCGAGGATGAACGGCGGGTGGATCTGGCCCTGACCGACAAGGGCAATGCCGCGCGGGAAAAGGCCCGCAACGTCGCGGCCGCGATCGCGGTCAGGACCGGATGCAGTCTCGAACAGGCGCAGATGCTGCTCGGTGAGTTGAACGCATTGCGCAAGCGGCTGCTGGCGCCAGCCGATTAA
- a CDS encoding organic hydroperoxide resistance protein produces the protein MKTLYTTRATSTGGREGTARSEDGALEVKLALPKEMGGPGGEGTNPEQLFAAGYSACFTSALFNVAGKKKVKLPAETRVTATVGVGPRDDGEGFGIEVSLSVAIPGLDRETAEDLVKTAHIVCPYSHALRVNYEVPVSVSE, from the coding sequence ATCAAGACACTTTACACCACCAGGGCCACCTCCACCGGCGGTCGCGAAGGCACTGCCCGCAGCGAGGATGGCGCGCTTGAGGTCAAGCTCGCCCTGCCGAAGGAAATGGGCGGCCCCGGCGGCGAAGGCACCAATCCCGAGCAACTGTTCGCGGCTGGCTATTCTGCCTGCTTCACCTCGGCGCTGTTCAATGTCGCCGGCAAGAAAAAAGTCAAGCTGCCGGCTGAAACGCGGGTGACTGCAACGGTCGGCGTTGGTCCGCGCGATGATGGCGAGGGCTTCGGCATCGAGGTGTCGCTTTCGGTCGCCATTCCCGGCCTCGATCGCGAGACCGCCGAAGATCTGGTGAAGACGGCCCACATCGTCTGCCCCTACAGCCATGCACTGCGGGTCAACTACGAAGTGCCGGTTTCTGTTTCGGAATAA
- a CDS encoding HdeD family acid-resistance protein, which produces MTILEQQELNTDKVKGRWGWVLALGVLLIVMSLILLGNLVLATVASVVFFGAMLIVGGVIHLSQLFYNRRTGHVAFWLISGLLYVVAGIFVMRNPVLASGVFTIMVGISLAIAGGFRIYLGMTMRPVKGWGWMIFSGLVLILAAVMIASNFPQNSLWLLGLFVAADFLVYGFSLVVFALALKPRKEA; this is translated from the coding sequence ATGACGATTCTTGAACAGCAGGAACTGAATACCGACAAGGTGAAGGGGCGCTGGGGATGGGTGCTGGCCCTTGGCGTGCTGCTGATCGTCATGAGCCTGATCCTGCTCGGCAATCTGGTGCTCGCCACCGTGGCCTCGGTCGTGTTCTTCGGGGCGATGCTGATCGTTGGCGGCGTCATTCACCTGTCGCAGCTTTTCTACAATCGCCGCACGGGTCATGTCGCCTTCTGGCTGATTTCCGGCCTGCTTTACGTGGTGGCGGGCATCTTCGTGATGCGCAACCCGGTGCTGGCTTCCGGCGTGTTCACCATCATGGTCGGCATCTCGCTGGCGATCGCCGGCGGTTTCCGCATCTATCTCGGCATGACGATGCGGCCGGTCAAGGGCTGGGGCTGGATGATCTTTTCGGGCCTGGTGCTGATCCTTGCCGCCGTGATGATCGCCTCCAATTTCCCGCAGAACAGCCTGTGGCTGCTCGGCCTGTTCGTGGCCGCCGACTTCCTGGTCTACGGCTTCTCGCTGGTGGTGTTCGCGCTGGCGCTGAAGCCGCGCAAGGAAGCGTGA
- a CDS encoding haloacid dehalogenase type II has product MASSVYIFDAYGTLFDVHSAARRHQDRAGGQYKLLSNIWRAKQLEYSWVLTLTGSYEDFWTLTERALDFAMHSVGLIDKTLRADLLAAYWTLDCYHEVPAVLAGLKARNVKVAILSNGSSEMLDAAVTNAKIGNLLDDVFSVETLRLYKPAPQVYELVTRTYQVEPKAISFQSSNRWDIAGAANFGFRTVWINRHKTPNEYEGMGPSLILPTLEGL; this is encoded by the coding sequence ATGGCATCCTCCGTCTATATTTTCGACGCCTACGGCACGCTCTTCGACGTCCATTCGGCAGCCCGCAGGCATCAGGATCGCGCCGGCGGACAATACAAGCTGCTGTCCAATATCTGGCGGGCGAAGCAGCTCGAATATTCGTGGGTGCTGACGCTGACCGGCTCCTATGAGGATTTCTGGACGCTGACCGAGCGCGCGCTCGACTTCGCGATGCATTCCGTCGGCCTTATCGACAAGACGCTTCGCGCCGACCTGCTCGCCGCCTACTGGACGCTCGACTGCTACCACGAGGTGCCGGCTGTGCTCGCAGGGCTCAAGGCGCGCAATGTGAAGGTCGCCATCCTCTCCAACGGCAGCAGCGAAATGCTGGATGCGGCGGTCACCAACGCCAAGATCGGCAACCTGCTGGACGATGTGTTTTCCGTCGAAACCCTCCGCCTCTACAAGCCCGCCCCTCAGGTCTACGAGCTGGTGACCAGAACCTATCAGGTCGAGCCGAAGGCGATCTCGTTCCAGTCCTCCAACCGCTGGGATATCGCGGGCGCGGCCAATTTCGGTTTCCGCACGGTATGGATCAACCGCCACAAGACCCCGAACGAATATGAGGGGATGGGGCCGAGCCTGATCCTGCCGACGCTGGAGGGGCTTTGA
- a CDS encoding asparaginase yields MANPVLVEVTRGDVVESRHRGMIAVVDGAGTVAYAAGDIEAAVFPRSACKAIQALPFVESGAADAFGFGNREIAFSASSHSGEDAHAELAREMLARAGRCVDDLECGAHWSFQQKVLIHQARTRDKPDALCNNCSGKHSGFICACVHQGIDTKGYSGYDHPLQAEIRAAMADVTGAPVGRDLCGIDGCNIPTYAVPLKALAQGFAKLWTGEGLSPSRARAANRILSACMAEPWYVAGTRRACTELMSLAPGRIFAKTGAEGVFCAVLPEKGLGIALKCEDGTTRAAEAMVAAVLARFIGDDAVAARLSDMAATTLANWNGTDVGAVRAVLPN; encoded by the coding sequence ATGGCGAATCCGGTTCTGGTGGAAGTCACCCGCGGCGATGTCGTCGAAAGCCGCCATCGCGGCATGATCGCCGTTGTCGATGGCGCCGGAACGGTCGCCTATGCCGCGGGCGATATCGAGGCGGCGGTGTTTCCCCGCTCGGCCTGCAAGGCGATCCAGGCGCTGCCCTTCGTCGAAAGCGGCGCGGCGGATGCCTTCGGGTTCGGCAACAGGGAAATCGCGTTCTCGGCCTCGTCCCATTCCGGTGAGGATGCCCATGCCGAGCTGGCGCGCGAGATGCTGGCAAGGGCCGGGCGCTGCGTCGACGATCTCGAATGCGGCGCGCACTGGTCGTTCCAGCAGAAGGTTCTGATCCATCAGGCCCGCACCCGCGACAAGCCGGACGCGCTCTGCAACAATTGCTCGGGCAAGCATTCCGGCTTCATCTGTGCCTGCGTGCATCAGGGCATCGATACGAAGGGCTATTCCGGTTACGATCATCCGCTGCAGGCCGAGATCCGGGCGGCGATGGCGGATGTCACCGGCGCGCCGGTCGGCCGCGATCTCTGCGGCATTGATGGCTGCAACATCCCGACCTATGCGGTTCCGCTGAAGGCGCTGGCGCAGGGCTTTGCGAAGCTCTGGACCGGGGAGGGGCTATCCCCCTCGCGGGCCAGGGCCGCAAACCGCATTCTGTCCGCCTGCATGGCCGAACCCTGGTACGTCGCCGGCACCAGGCGGGCCTGCACCGAGTTGATGTCGCTGGCGCCGGGACGGATATTCGCCAAGACCGGCGCGGAAGGCGTGTTCTGCGCCGTGCTGCCCGAAAAAGGCCTCGGCATCGCGCTCAAATGCGAGGACGGGACGACCCGCGCGGCCGAAGCGATGGTGGCTGCGGTGCTTGCGCGCTTCATCGGTGACGATGCAGTCGCGGCAAGACTTTCGGACATGGCCGCCACGACGCTTGCGAACTGGAACGGTACCGATGTCGGCGCGGTTCGGGCGGTTCTGCCGAACTGA
- the tam gene encoding trans-aconitate 2-methyltransferase, with product MDWSAAQYLKFEGERSRPARDLINALPDIAPRRIYDLGCGPGNSTELLKARFPDAELTGIELDDDMLEKARARMPDTAFEKADLVHWNPSTRPDLLFSNAVFQWVPNHIAVLQRLAASLAPGGALALQMPDNLSEPSHVAMVETAREGPWADAFDDSTSHRRKLPAPSVYYEALRRHCAKVDIFHIIYHHPLPNAEAIVEWVKGTGLRPYLERIPAHDRPSFVAAYAKRIARNYPVTETGEVLLRFQRLFIVAC from the coding sequence GTGGATTGGTCGGCCGCGCAATATCTGAAATTCGAAGGCGAGCGCAGCCGCCCTGCCCGCGACCTGATCAACGCGCTTCCCGATATCGCCCCGCGCAGGATCTACGATCTCGGCTGCGGACCGGGCAATTCCACCGAGCTCTTGAAGGCGCGGTTCCCGGACGCCGAACTCACCGGCATCGAGCTTGACGACGACATGCTGGAGAAAGCGCGTGCGCGGATGCCGGATACGGCATTCGAGAAGGCCGACCTCGTCCACTGGAACCCGTCAACCAGGCCGGACCTGCTGTTCTCCAACGCCGTTTTCCAGTGGGTGCCGAACCATATCGCGGTGCTGCAGCGGCTTGCGGCGAGCCTCGCGCCGGGCGGTGCGCTCGCGCTCCAGATGCCCGACAATCTATCCGAACCCAGCCATGTCGCGATGGTGGAGACGGCCAGGGAAGGACCGTGGGCGGACGCCTTCGACGACAGCACCAGCCATCGTAGGAAGCTGCCGGCTCCATCGGTTTATTACGAGGCGTTGCGGCGGCATTGCGCCAAGGTGGATATCTTTCACATCATCTATCATCATCCCCTTCCCAATGCCGAAGCGATCGTCGAATGGGTCAAGGGCACCGGCCTGCGCCCCTATCTCGAGCGCATCCCGGCGCATGATCGGCCGTCCTTTGTGGCCGCCTATGCCAAGCGGATCGCGCGCAACTACCCGGTCACGGAAACCGGAGAAGTTCTGCTGCGCTTCCAGCGCCTGTTTATCGTGGCGTGTTGA